The sequence below is a genomic window from Glycine max cultivar Williams 82 chromosome 20, Glycine_max_v4.0, whole genome shotgun sequence.
GAAAATTCCTGAAAGATAACAACAAAAATGAAAGCCTCATTTCTTCATGATCTATCTAATGGAATTTCTGTCACCTCAACATACCATGTTGGGAAGTGGTCAAAGAGATATCTTTTGCCTGATTCTTGTGGCAAATACAGCAAGTCTATCACGAAATCAAAGCAAAATAGAGCACCCTTTCATCACAAATCTGGATTCTTACAAAGATTCCGAGAACATGGTATTTTATCACTTTTGCTTAGTTTCGAGGCATAGAACAATCTTCTGCCATAATTTGTATGATGCATAATTTGACGTgtttattagaaaacaaaatgaagCTCTTATTGATGGCTTGAAACTGTTGTTGTAACATGCAGTGAGGCTTGGACCAAAGATAACAGATACAGTGAAAGGGAAATTAAGTATGGGAGCCAGAATTCTTCAGGTTGGTGGAGTAGAGAAAGTTTTCATGCAACTTTTTAGTGTGAGAGAAGGGGAGAAGCTGTTGAAAGCATCACAATGCTACTTATCAACCACATCTGGTCCTATTGCTGGTCTTCTCTTCATATCCACTGATAAAGTTGCCTTTTGCAGTGATAGATCCATCAAGATCTCTTCCCCAAATGGAGATGATGTTAGAGTCCATTATAAGGTgactttctttttaattttttttatatagtgtCTATCATGCAAGTGCTTCCGAGCTATCTCCTTAATCTTTCTTCATACTTTTGCTGATATGTACTTCAATTTCTATGCCATTTCAGGTCTCAATTCCCCTTACAAAATTAAAGTCTGTCAACAAAAGTCAGAATGTGGAGAAGCCTTCACAAAAGTACATAGAAATAGTAACTGTGGATAATTTCGATTTCTGGTTCATGGGTTTCTTCAATTATCAGAAAGCTTTACGATGTCTTCAGCAGGCTGTCCCTCAAGCTTAGAGAGAAAAAACTGTACAAGTAAAATTGTTTGTCCCCTCTGCTTCATCACTTATTTTGTGAAGTTGCAGAGGTTCCTAAAATGTACAAATACTTTACATAATTTTGTAAATGATAAAGACAAAAACTAGTTGTTTATTAAAACTTTTGGTTCCATTGTCCAACATACAATGTTCTAATTTTAACACTCTAAAATCAAACTTCCTAAAAATCAATATTGGCCATATTTTCTGGCAAAATCTGCAAGGATATTCAATAAGCAAATGCTAACCGGTCCCGCCCtattaaatatatcataaacCAGAAACTAATCGGCTATTATTCATTTAATCAAACATATTTACTCATGCAATTAATCTCTTCTTTTATGTtagaaacataatatataaaacCTGCAAGAGAATTCAAAAAGGGCAAAATCTGCAAGTGTTCCAAGACTTGAGGCCCAATCCCTATCCCTATAATAGAGAATTTTTAACCGAAATCTAATTCAGCCTAAATTGTAAGTGTTAATTAAAGTCAATGATGGAGGTTCTTACGATGTATATGTTAACAGTTGAAAGCCAGAGTAAATTTATCAAGTCTCTGTACCAAGACAGAATAATATTGCTTCTGGAATCAACGTAGAGACTTATTATCCGGCACCCTTAAGAGACTTTAGTTCACGTAGAGACTTATCTCAATCAGCGTTAATCAAAATTCAGACAAAGTCAATGGTGGTATATATGACGCATCAACATTCAACAAGGGTATTTACCTGCACTGGTTTTTATTAATACATactaatttctaataaaaacttCCTAATTGTTAATTCTTTAATGGAAGTTTTTAGAGAACCAATTATGAAGATCTTATTTAATATACAATAAACCAAAAATTAATCGgactattattatttaatcaaacatatttatttttgccaTCAATCTCTTTTGTTATgttacaaatataatataaaaactttttctTAACAATTTAAACTTTTGGGACAATTGATTCACAATATGCTATCAAATTCTCCATGACTAGTGTGTGTTTGGGAATTAGTTAGGAACCCCATTTTACGTTTTCTAAGACAAACTTTCATTTTCCTAAACAACAAATGTGACTGAAGAAAATTGTTACTTCTGCATTGAACAAAAGCAATGTTAATACAAGTACAGCCTAAGTATTTCAGAGGTATATCCTTGCCACCTCTTGTCTGTCAACAATGATAAAAGTACAAGCATTGCATTTACTTCCATGCTAAGCTTTAAGAGTTTAACAGATTGAAAAGCCCCCAAGTTATGGCTAGTTAGAGTGTATTTGGTAAAATAGTTTAGTAGCTTACAAGCCAGTTAACATTTGACcaaaaataagttattaaaagtgtttggttagaaagtttttcttgaaaaaactACACcaagttaaaaattttaatttgataagtTAATAAAGTAGCGTATGACTTATAAGAGTGCTATATTTTACTCttgttaacttctttttttaaaaaaatgacaacttatttactaaatattttcatttcatgcaGTCTGTACTCTGTACATTCATGGGCAACCTCGTAGTACAGTTGAGACGCGTTTTGTAAGATATTAAAACTCTGTGAAAGTGGCTTcccatatttcatttttaagcaTATAATGTTGGATGAAGCTTGTtatctttattaaaatttgGATTTTCCTTATTAGAAAAATGGTTTACATGTGGAGCAAAAGGATGATGAGGGAATGATTTGGCAATTCCCTTTTCCTCATCCAAAAAAGTTGCTTACCTTACAGCCCCCACCAAATGACATTCATAGCCGACCTAATATTTTAATATGGTTCCTTGGCTAACTAAGTTACTAAGAAATAAGCAGAGTAGCAGCAGTTGACCTTTCTGCTTTCTTATTTTGTGATTATTTGTTTTTACCCTTTTAGAGGTTTCACTGGTATTTTCCAGTGATGGCGTTGGCTGCTAGCGTTTTAATAACAGCTTTACGATGGTGAATTCTAACTTAGATGGAGATGAAGAGAATTTTCATGATTGCAGAATTTATCTTATTCctaaagtataatttaaatgttC
It includes:
- the LOC100780451 gene encoding GEM-like protein 4; the protein is MKASFLHDLSNGISVTSTYHVGKWSKRYLLPDSCGKYSKSITKSKQNRAPFHHKSGFLQRFREHVRLGPKITDTVKGKLSMGARILQVGGVEKVFMQLFSVREGEKLLKASQCYLSTTSGPIAGLLFISTDKVAFCSDRSIKISSPNGDDVRVHYKVSIPLTKLKSVNKSQNVEKPSQKYIEIVTVDNFDFWFMGFFNYQKALRCLQQAVPQA